The Erythrobacter sp. JK5 genome includes a region encoding these proteins:
- a CDS encoding M23 family metallopeptidase: protein MERETTSFDPRTWVDPKPVSAPVEDVPEEPAPQGRPLKPLMIAAPVALVLAAGGAYFLWPDSAGDAGSVSAPVSTATASSRAETPVDATSVRIIEVRGVDELGFSLEAMGVPTGDAFALAQEAIAALGTEDQVRIAVELADAGKDKAVRTISAELPNGSSVKLTRQRDGTFKRDTIVATATTRVRSISGTINQNTFYASAVEAGLPDSLTTPFAKAFSFDFDFQREVALGDRFQATWEESVTDSGRNVVPPRLLYVRLETDSGSKAYYAFTPPDETEQRWFDERGQGNERGLMRTPVDGARITSKYGYRTHPISQRQKKHNGVDFAAPTGTPIYASGDSTVAFAGPRGSAGNFIRLDHGEGMQTWYMHLNAFADGLVPGKAVRQGEIIGYVGTTGGSTGPHLHYEIRIEGEPLDPLTFRTSEVEALAGEALTMFTTQRDTTKAAVEKKR from the coding sequence ATGGAGCGCGAGACGACCTCTTTCGATCCCAGGACGTGGGTGGACCCGAAGCCGGTGTCCGCCCCGGTCGAGGATGTGCCGGAAGAACCCGCTCCCCAAGGCAGGCCGCTCAAGCCGCTGATGATTGCCGCGCCGGTTGCGTTGGTTCTGGCCGCAGGCGGGGCGTATTTCCTGTGGCCGGACAGCGCCGGCGATGCCGGATCGGTATCCGCGCCCGTATCGACCGCAACCGCATCGTCCCGGGCCGAAACGCCGGTCGACGCGACGTCGGTCAGGATCATCGAGGTGCGCGGCGTTGACGAACTCGGTTTCTCGCTCGAAGCGATGGGCGTTCCGACCGGCGACGCATTCGCGCTGGCGCAGGAGGCGATTGCCGCGCTCGGCACCGAGGACCAGGTGCGGATTGCCGTCGAACTTGCCGATGCCGGAAAGGACAAGGCCGTCCGCACCATCAGTGCCGAATTGCCCAATGGCAGCTCGGTTAAGCTCACCCGCCAGCGTGACGGCACCTTCAAGCGCGATACGATCGTCGCCACCGCCACCACCCGAGTGCGATCGATCAGCGGCACGATCAACCAGAACACCTTTTATGCATCCGCCGTCGAAGCCGGTCTGCCCGACAGCCTGACGACACCGTTCGCCAAGGCGTTTTCGTTCGATTTCGATTTCCAGCGCGAAGTCGCGCTCGGCGATCGTTTCCAGGCCACGTGGGAGGAATCGGTCACCGACAGCGGACGCAACGTCGTCCCCCCGCGCCTGCTGTATGTCCGGCTCGAAACCGACAGCGGCAGCAAGGCCTATTACGCCTTTACCCCGCCGGACGAGACCGAGCAGCGCTGGTTCGACGAGCGCGGCCAGGGCAACGAACGCGGGCTGATGCGGACCCCGGTCGACGGCGCGCGCATCACGTCCAAATACGGCTATCGCACGCACCCGATCTCGCAGCGCCAGAAGAAGCACAACGGCGTCGACTTTGCGGCTCCGACCGGTACGCCGATCTACGCGTCGGGCGATTCCACCGTTGCGTTTGCCGGTCCACGCGGGTCGGCAGGGAACTTCATCCGGCTCGATCACGGCGAGGGGATGCAGACCTGGTATATGCACCTCAACGCCTTTGCCGACGGGCTCGTGCCGGGCAAGGCGGTGCGGCAGGGCGAAATCATCGGCTATGTCGGCACCACCGGCGGTTCGACCGGCCCGCACCTTCATTATGAGATCCGCATCGAGGGCGAACCGCTCGATCCGCTCACCTTCAGGACGTCCGAGGTCGAAGCGCTCGCCGGAGAAGCGCTGACCATGTTCACCACGCAGCGGGACACCACCAAGGCCGCGGTCGAGAAGAAACGCTGA
- a CDS encoding DUF4123 domain-containing protein codes for MSGWFAIVDGAADPRLYPVVTQSSKHVCLYEDDYSEETRAALPYLVELIDGEQLPDLWRKHEPGRYWGIVCQSSLDLPALRRHLRKFTTARLPLGDVVLFRFWDPRVFVTFVEEGSEDEVAPFFEKIAAVIADLGAEGRRRYSWDGALQSSFAQPRASTPAPQPQA; via the coding sequence GTGAGCGGTTGGTTCGCCATCGTCGACGGAGCTGCCGATCCCCGGCTCTACCCGGTTGTGACGCAATCTTCGAAGCATGTGTGCCTCTACGAAGATGACTATTCGGAAGAAACCCGGGCGGCGTTGCCCTATCTGGTCGAGCTGATCGACGGCGAGCAACTGCCCGATCTGTGGCGCAAGCACGAGCCGGGGCGGTACTGGGGCATCGTGTGCCAGTCGTCGCTCGATCTGCCCGCCCTGCGGCGTCACCTGCGCAAGTTCACCACCGCCCGGCTTCCGCTGGGCGACGTGGTGCTGTTCCGGTTCTGGGATCCGCGTGTTTTCGTAACCTTCGTGGAAGAGGGCAGCGAGGACGAGGTTGCGCCGTTCTTCGAGAAGATCGCTGCGGTGATCGCCGATCTCGGGGCCGAGGGACGCCGTCGCTACAGCTGGGACGGAGCGTTGCAATCCTCGTTCGCACAGCCCCGCGCGTCCACCCCCGCGCCGCAGCCGCAGGCCTGA
- a CDS encoding PAAR domain-containing protein: protein MPPAARITDMHTCPMVNPGPVPHVGGPIIKGQPNVLTCMMPQARVSDQCICAGPPDVIVKGSMTVLVGSLPAARIGDMTAHGGVIVMGAPTVLIGDGANSPGGAAGAGMGMSSKVPFSAPDLQAKALIAAFKDAKPFCRLCNR from the coding sequence ATGCCACCCGCCGCCCGCATCACCGATATGCACACCTGCCCGATGGTCAATCCCGGGCCGGTGCCGCATGTCGGCGGGCCGATCATCAAGGGGCAGCCGAATGTGCTGACCTGCATGATGCCGCAGGCGCGGGTGAGCGATCAATGCATCTGCGCCGGTCCGCCCGACGTGATCGTGAAGGGATCGATGACGGTGCTGGTCGGCAGCCTGCCGGCGGCCCGGATCGGCGACATGACCGCGCACGGCGGGGTGATCGTGATGGGTGCGCCAACGGTGCTGATCGGTGACGGGGCCAATTCTCCGGGCGGGGCAGCGGGAGCGGGCATGGGCATGTCGAGCAAGGTGCCGTTCAGTGCGCCCGACCTCCAGGCCAAGGCGCTGATCGCGGCGTTCAAGGACGCCAAGCCGTTCTGCCGCCTCTGCAACCGGTAG